One segment of Panicum virgatum strain AP13 chromosome 3K, P.virgatum_v5, whole genome shotgun sequence DNA contains the following:
- the LOC120697884 gene encoding kinesin-like protein KIN-10B isoform X2 yields MEDAVAAAVAANPSAATRSARSGAGPVRVVARICPGGGSGGSFQVAVRGSDTTDSSSTSVSFIPINKEATPAAAGALTTRKDHEYKVDYCYLKNDSSTRIFNDEVKHLLDDIFRGEAHSNACVITCGASAKTELIMGSQDHPGLLTMAMEQILHRAKPTGAEVSVSSYQVLQDSHVFDLLEPKDSEVQVLEDADGRIHLKGLSKVDIKSIEEFSDLCCGGSYKLTTKPSNQMQTKGHKGFVIYISRFDRSGRECAVSKINFLDLAGYVDTKQKNGGGGFAPSNCNKSLYAVINVVQALNSNQSFIPYRQYKVTRILQDSLCKTSGAVLICCVDEVSCQDAVSTLTLVSRSSQTVNEQFYNLSLGTRSFSKSNVKLSAGAKNLSRSLLPSIQQRSSVLQKHGQTQFIVKATRTPTANKRSEVIMRSGKKTISSASTTINMKHSGAKSILSGRRLLFSPSTNSSKEDNIHVVPTVVAKSEVVQSSLAMAIQALSPFEACDETEKVLDVVSSEMQGVVKEIVSVDMREKDHSSSDSHAEDSYTDFVLTCSSDIADEFAKKTPVYATQSSPKLSDRLKEISNSLKLLSTRPVNKTKQKTDMVCAQPCYTDVAEPKTPAVHLKLGHAEDLQESFKSCNTGIKKSLAQECLMVLNSANKEQLKSLKGIGEKRANYILELREESPEPFKNIDDLRTIIGMNKKEITKMMSAMVLDSEIDKEALC; encoded by the exons ATGGAagacgcggtcgccgccgccgtcgccgctaaCCCCAGTGCGGCCACTCGGTCTGCCAGGAGTGGGGCCGGCCCCGTCAGAGTCGTGGCCAGGATTTGCCCCGGCGgaggctccggaggctccttcCAGGTCGCCGTCCGCGGTTCCGATACGACCGATTCCTCCTCCACGTCTGTCTCCTTCATCCCCATCAACAAGGAGGCCACTCCTGCTGCCGCTGG GGCTCTGACCACGCGAAAGGATCACGAGTACAAGGTCGATTACTGCTATCTCAAGAATGATTCCTCCACTCGCATCTTCAACGACGAGGTCAAACACCTCCTGGATGACATCTTTCGTGGCGAAGCCCACAGCAACGCATGCGTAATCACTTGCGGTGCCTCTGCCAAAACAGAACTCATCATG GGTTCCCAAGATCATCCTGGCTTGCTCACCATGGCTATGGAGCAAATCCTACACAGAGCCAAACCCACCGGGGCAGAGGTCAGCGTTTCCTCTTACCAGGTGCTTCAGGATAGTCATGTCTTTGATCTCTTGGAGCCAAAGGACAGCGAGGTCCAGGTGCTGGAGGATGCTGATGGAAGGATTCACCTCAAGGGCCTCTCCAAG GTTGATATCAAGTCAATTGAGGAGTTTTCAGATCTTTGTTGTGGCGGCAGTTACAAGCTCACCACGAAACCTTCAAACCAGATGCAAACCAAAGGGCACAAAGGCTTTGTTATTTATATTTCTAGATTTGATCGGTCAGGCAGAGAATGTGCTGTATCAAAGATAAATTTTCTTGACTTGGCAG GTTACGTTGATACCAAGCAGAAGAATGGTGGTGGAGGGTTTGCTCCATCAAATTGTAACAAGTCCTTGTATGCTGTAATAAATGTCGTACAAGCTCTGAACAGCAACCAAAGCTTCATACCCTACAGACAATATAAAGTAACTCGTATTTTGCAAGATTCTTTATGCAAGACAAGTGGTGCTGTCTTGATATGCTGTGTG GATGAAGTTTCTTGCCAAGATGCAGTCTCTACTCTTACTTTGGTTTCTCGCTCAAGCCAAACGGTCAATGAACAATTCTACAACTTATCCTTGGGTACCAGAAGTTTCTCAAAATCAAATGTTAAACTTTCAGCAGGGGCCAAGAATTTGTCAAGGTCTTTGCTACCTTCTATCCAGCAACGAAGTTCTGTACTACAGAAGCATGGCCAAACCCAATTCATTGTGAAAGCAACTCGAACCCCCACTGCCAATAAGAG GTCTGAAGTGATCATGCGTTCAGGCAAAAAAACTATAAGCTCTGCCTCTACTACAATCAATATGAAGCACTCGGGAGCTAAGTCCATTCTGAGTGGCAG GAGGTTGTTGTTCAGTCCGTCTACCAATTCATCAAAG GAAGATAACATACATGTTGTACCAACTGTGGTGGCGAAATCTGAG GTGGTTCAGTCATCACTTGCCATGGCAATTCAAGCCTTGTCACCATTTGAG GCATGTGATGAAACAGAAAAGGTTTTAGATGTTGTATCATCTGAAATGCAAGGAGTAGTGAAAGAAATAGTATCAGTTGACATGCGAGAAAAG GACCATTCCTCTTCGGATTCGCATGCAGAAGATTCATATACTGATTTTGTCTTGACATGCTCATCTGATATAGCTG ATGAATTTGCTAAGAAGACTCCAGTCTACGCTACTCAATCCTCTCCAAAGCTGAGTGATCGACTAAAAGAGATATCAAACTCATTGAAGCTTCTTAGCACTAGGCCAGtgaataaaacaaaacaaaaaacagATATGGTTTGTGCCCAACCCTGTTACACAGATGTAGCTGAACCAAAAACTCCTGCGGTTCACTTGAAATTGGGGCATGCTGAAGATCTTCAAGAGTCATTCAAGAGTTGCAACACAGGGATCAAG AAATCATTGGCTCAAGAGTGCTTGATGGTTCTAAACAGCGCTAATAA GGAGCAGTTAAAAAGCCTTAAG GGTATTGGAGAGAAAAGGGCAAATTATATACTTGAGCTCCGAGAGGAGTCACCAGAGCCATTTAAAAAT ATTGATGATCTCAGAACCATCATTGGGATGAATAAAAAAGAG ATCACCAAAATGATGTCAGCAATGGTTCTGGACTCAGAGATCGACAAGGAAGCGCTCTGCTGA
- the LOC120697884 gene encoding kinesin-like protein KIN-10B isoform X1 gives MEDAVAAAVAANPSAATRSARSGAGPVRVVARICPGGGSGGSFQVAVRGSDTTDSSSTSVSFIPINKEATPAAAGALTTRKDHEYKVDYCYLKNDSSTRIFNDEVKHLLDDIFRGEAHSNACVITCGASAKTELIMGSQDHPGLLTMAMEQILHRAKPTGAEVSVSSYQVLQDSHVFDLLEPKDSEVQVLEDADGRIHLKGLSKVDIKSIEEFSDLCCGGSYKLTTKPSNQMQTKGHKGFVIYISRFDRSGRECAVSKINFLDLAGYVDTKQKNGGGGFAPSNCNKSLYAVINVVQALNSNQSFIPYRQYKVTRILQDSLCKTSGAVLICCVDEVSCQDAVSTLTLVSRSSQTVNEQFYNLSLGTRSFSKSNVKLSAGAKNLSRSLLPSIQQRSSVLQKHGQTQFIVKATRTPTANKRSEVIMRSGKKTISSASTTINMKHSGAKSILSGRRLLFSPSTNSSKEDNIHVVPTVVAKSEVVQSSLAMAIQALSPFEACDETEKVLDVVSSEMQGVVKEIVSVDMREKDHSSSDSHAEDSYTDFVLTCSSDIADEFAKKTPVYATQSSPKLSDRLKEISNSLKLLSTRPVNKTKQKTDMVCAQPCYTDVAEPKTPAVHLKLGHAEDLQESFKSCNTGIKQKSLAQECLMVLNSANKEQLKSLKGIGEKRANYILELREESPEPFKNIDDLRTIIGMNKKEITKMMSAMVLDSEIDKEALC, from the exons ATGGAagacgcggtcgccgccgccgtcgccgctaaCCCCAGTGCGGCCACTCGGTCTGCCAGGAGTGGGGCCGGCCCCGTCAGAGTCGTGGCCAGGATTTGCCCCGGCGgaggctccggaggctccttcCAGGTCGCCGTCCGCGGTTCCGATACGACCGATTCCTCCTCCACGTCTGTCTCCTTCATCCCCATCAACAAGGAGGCCACTCCTGCTGCCGCTGG GGCTCTGACCACGCGAAAGGATCACGAGTACAAGGTCGATTACTGCTATCTCAAGAATGATTCCTCCACTCGCATCTTCAACGACGAGGTCAAACACCTCCTGGATGACATCTTTCGTGGCGAAGCCCACAGCAACGCATGCGTAATCACTTGCGGTGCCTCTGCCAAAACAGAACTCATCATG GGTTCCCAAGATCATCCTGGCTTGCTCACCATGGCTATGGAGCAAATCCTACACAGAGCCAAACCCACCGGGGCAGAGGTCAGCGTTTCCTCTTACCAGGTGCTTCAGGATAGTCATGTCTTTGATCTCTTGGAGCCAAAGGACAGCGAGGTCCAGGTGCTGGAGGATGCTGATGGAAGGATTCACCTCAAGGGCCTCTCCAAG GTTGATATCAAGTCAATTGAGGAGTTTTCAGATCTTTGTTGTGGCGGCAGTTACAAGCTCACCACGAAACCTTCAAACCAGATGCAAACCAAAGGGCACAAAGGCTTTGTTATTTATATTTCTAGATTTGATCGGTCAGGCAGAGAATGTGCTGTATCAAAGATAAATTTTCTTGACTTGGCAG GTTACGTTGATACCAAGCAGAAGAATGGTGGTGGAGGGTTTGCTCCATCAAATTGTAACAAGTCCTTGTATGCTGTAATAAATGTCGTACAAGCTCTGAACAGCAACCAAAGCTTCATACCCTACAGACAATATAAAGTAACTCGTATTTTGCAAGATTCTTTATGCAAGACAAGTGGTGCTGTCTTGATATGCTGTGTG GATGAAGTTTCTTGCCAAGATGCAGTCTCTACTCTTACTTTGGTTTCTCGCTCAAGCCAAACGGTCAATGAACAATTCTACAACTTATCCTTGGGTACCAGAAGTTTCTCAAAATCAAATGTTAAACTTTCAGCAGGGGCCAAGAATTTGTCAAGGTCTTTGCTACCTTCTATCCAGCAACGAAGTTCTGTACTACAGAAGCATGGCCAAACCCAATTCATTGTGAAAGCAACTCGAACCCCCACTGCCAATAAGAG GTCTGAAGTGATCATGCGTTCAGGCAAAAAAACTATAAGCTCTGCCTCTACTACAATCAATATGAAGCACTCGGGAGCTAAGTCCATTCTGAGTGGCAG GAGGTTGTTGTTCAGTCCGTCTACCAATTCATCAAAG GAAGATAACATACATGTTGTACCAACTGTGGTGGCGAAATCTGAG GTGGTTCAGTCATCACTTGCCATGGCAATTCAAGCCTTGTCACCATTTGAG GCATGTGATGAAACAGAAAAGGTTTTAGATGTTGTATCATCTGAAATGCAAGGAGTAGTGAAAGAAATAGTATCAGTTGACATGCGAGAAAAG GACCATTCCTCTTCGGATTCGCATGCAGAAGATTCATATACTGATTTTGTCTTGACATGCTCATCTGATATAGCTG ATGAATTTGCTAAGAAGACTCCAGTCTACGCTACTCAATCCTCTCCAAAGCTGAGTGATCGACTAAAAGAGATATCAAACTCATTGAAGCTTCTTAGCACTAGGCCAGtgaataaaacaaaacaaaaaacagATATGGTTTGTGCCCAACCCTGTTACACAGATGTAGCTGAACCAAAAACTCCTGCGGTTCACTTGAAATTGGGGCATGCTGAAGATCTTCAAGAGTCATTCAAGAGTTGCAACACAGGGATCAAG CAGAAATCATTGGCTCAAGAGTGCTTGATGGTTCTAAACAGCGCTAATAA GGAGCAGTTAAAAAGCCTTAAG GGTATTGGAGAGAAAAGGGCAAATTATATACTTGAGCTCCGAGAGGAGTCACCAGAGCCATTTAAAAAT ATTGATGATCTCAGAACCATCATTGGGATGAATAAAAAAGAG ATCACCAAAATGATGTCAGCAATGGTTCTGGACTCAGAGATCGACAAGGAAGCGCTCTGCTGA
- the LOC120697882 gene encoding translation initiation factor IF-2-like isoform X1 has translation MPRVEGIVGRVETIKPRAFRLCSPPPLLCSLRLPAPLCSRCQISQAPPLRAICSRSRQPRWLICRARRRGCRGRSARTIVEPGAEGGAEDADSMRGSAEVVAVARDVASSSPSKPAPASDMTRFQRPSSDCLPLPNGIAGGSSVSGSRKPPAAPAPRSSKDDAAPAVATDSSRLAAFLASTSLEPKPRARAPQPPAQATPSSSPAAVATRSPARDHGHHQHYSDFSDPASPSAAGVGGGGEVLLQWGQNKRSRGRRDAASSSGASPQRRAGAKIQRRSPAPAPAPAPPSGPSYTRGSNLRAVSPLPPRSGAGIGTSDAHHSRGALPHHHRSAAEERAVGKSPASAAGKQRLASDKAPQQAHKAGPGPVMGLGVPDPKAQHHHHQGGGGGQQHPGGGAGASSSSKPAPKLELPRIYTTLSRKEKEEDFMAMKGTKLPQRPKRRPKNVEKAVNFICPGAWLTDVTRSRYEVREKKCPKKQQKHRGLKGMESMDSDSD, from the exons ATGCCAAGAGTGGAGGGCATTGTTGGCAGAGTGGAAACGATAAAGCCTCGGGCCTTCAGGCTCTGCTCCCCTCCGCCATTGCTGTGCTCTCTCCGTCTCCCCGCTCCTCTCTGTTCTCGCTGTCAGATTTCGCAAGCACCTCCGCTCCGTGCGATCTGTTCTCGGTCTCGTCAGCCCAGATGGTTGATCTGTAGAGCGAGACGCCGAGGTTGCAGGGGACGGAGTGCGCGCACGATTGTGGAACCAGGAGCGGAAGGAGGAGCGGAGGACGCCGATTCGATGCGTGGCTCCGCGGAGGTCGTTGCGGTTGCTCGGGACGTGGCGTCGTCCAGCCCGTCGAAGCCTGCGCCGGCATCGGACATGACGAG ATTCCAGAGGCCCAGCTCAGATTGCCTCCCGCTCCCCAATGGCATCGCCGGCGGCAGCAGTGTTAGCGGCAGCAGgaagccgccggccgcgccggcccCGAGATCGAGCAAGGacgacgccgcgccggccgtcgcCACCGACAGCTCCCGCCTGGCGGCGTTCCTGGCCTCGACGTCGCTCGAGCCCAAGCCGCGCGCTCGCGCACCGCAGCCGCCGGCGCAGGCCACGCCTTCCTcgtcccccgccgccgtcgcgaccCGGAGCCCCGCGCGCGACCACGGCCACCACCAGCACTACTCCGACTTCTCCGACcccgcctccccgagcgccgccggggtcggcggcggcggcgaggtgcttCTCCAGTGGGGCCAGAACAAGCgctcgcgcggccgccgcgacgccgcgtCCTCAAGCGGCGCCTCGCCGCAGCGCCGGGCCGGCGCCAAGATCCAGCGCCGCtcgcccgcccccgcccccgcgcccgcgcccccgaGCGGGCCGTCCTACACCCGCGGGTCCAACCTCCGCGCCGTATCGCCCCTCCCGCCGCGCTCCGGCGCCGGCATCGGGACCTCCGACGCGCACCACAGCCGCGGTGCCCTCCCCCACCACCACAG atcggcggcggaggagcgagcCGTGGGGAAGTcgccggcctcggcggcggggaAGCAGCGGCTGGCGTCGGACAAGGCGCCGCAGCAGGCGCACAAGGCGGGCCCGGGCCCGGTGATGGGCCTGGGCGTCCCGGACCCGAAGgcgcagcaccaccaccaccagggcggcggcggggggcagcagcaccccggcggcggcgcgggggcgtcgtcgtcgtcgaagcCGGCGCCGAAGCTGGAGCTGCCGCGGATCTACACCACGCTGTCGcgcaaggagaaggaggaggactTCATGGCCATGAAGGGCACCAAGCTGCCGCAGCGCCCCAAGAGGCGGCCCAAGAACGTCGAGAAGGCGGTCAAT TTCATCTGCCCGGGGGCGTGGCTGACGGACGTGACGAGGAGCAGGTACGAGGTGCGCGAGAAGAAGTGCCCCAAGAAG CAACAGAAGCACCGGGGCCTGAAAGGGATGGAGAGCATGGACAGCGACTCCGACTGA
- the LOC120697882 gene encoding translation initiation factor IF-2-like isoform X2, with translation MPRVEGIVGRVETIKPRAFRLCSPPPLLCSLRLPAPLCSRCQISQAPPLRAICSRSRQPRWLICRARRRGCRGRSARTIVEPGAEGGAEDADSMRGSAEVVAVARDVASSSPSKPAPASDMTRFQRPSSDCLPLPNGIAGGSSVSGSRKPPAAPAPRSSKDDAAPAVATDSSRLAAFLASTSLEPKPRARAPQPPAQATPSSSPAAVATRSPARDHGHHQHYSDFSDPASPSAAGVGGGGEVLLQWGQNKRSRGRRDAASSSGASPQRRAGAKIQRRSPAPAPAPAPPSGPSYTRGSNLRAVSPLPPRSGAGIGTSDAHHSRGALPHHHRSAAEERAVGKSPASAAGKQRLASDKAPQQAHKAGPGPVMGLGVPDPKAQHHHHQGGGGGQQHPGGGAGASSSSKPAPKLELPRIYTTLSRKEKEEDFMAMKGTKLPQRPKRRPKNVEKAVNFICPGAWLTDVTRSRYEVREKKCPKKGGSLIGSP, from the exons ATGCCAAGAGTGGAGGGCATTGTTGGCAGAGTGGAAACGATAAAGCCTCGGGCCTTCAGGCTCTGCTCCCCTCCGCCATTGCTGTGCTCTCTCCGTCTCCCCGCTCCTCTCTGTTCTCGCTGTCAGATTTCGCAAGCACCTCCGCTCCGTGCGATCTGTTCTCGGTCTCGTCAGCCCAGATGGTTGATCTGTAGAGCGAGACGCCGAGGTTGCAGGGGACGGAGTGCGCGCACGATTGTGGAACCAGGAGCGGAAGGAGGAGCGGAGGACGCCGATTCGATGCGTGGCTCCGCGGAGGTCGTTGCGGTTGCTCGGGACGTGGCGTCGTCCAGCCCGTCGAAGCCTGCGCCGGCATCGGACATGACGAG ATTCCAGAGGCCCAGCTCAGATTGCCTCCCGCTCCCCAATGGCATCGCCGGCGGCAGCAGTGTTAGCGGCAGCAGgaagccgccggccgcgccggcccCGAGATCGAGCAAGGacgacgccgcgccggccgtcgcCACCGACAGCTCCCGCCTGGCGGCGTTCCTGGCCTCGACGTCGCTCGAGCCCAAGCCGCGCGCTCGCGCACCGCAGCCGCCGGCGCAGGCCACGCCTTCCTcgtcccccgccgccgtcgcgaccCGGAGCCCCGCGCGCGACCACGGCCACCACCAGCACTACTCCGACTTCTCCGACcccgcctccccgagcgccgccggggtcggcggcggcggcgaggtgcttCTCCAGTGGGGCCAGAACAAGCgctcgcgcggccgccgcgacgccgcgtCCTCAAGCGGCGCCTCGCCGCAGCGCCGGGCCGGCGCCAAGATCCAGCGCCGCtcgcccgcccccgcccccgcgcccgcgcccccgaGCGGGCCGTCCTACACCCGCGGGTCCAACCTCCGCGCCGTATCGCCCCTCCCGCCGCGCTCCGGCGCCGGCATCGGGACCTCCGACGCGCACCACAGCCGCGGTGCCCTCCCCCACCACCACAG atcggcggcggaggagcgagcCGTGGGGAAGTcgccggcctcggcggcggggaAGCAGCGGCTGGCGTCGGACAAGGCGCCGCAGCAGGCGCACAAGGCGGGCCCGGGCCCGGTGATGGGCCTGGGCGTCCCGGACCCGAAGgcgcagcaccaccaccaccagggcggcggcggggggcagcagcaccccggcggcggcgcgggggcgtcgtcgtcgtcgaagcCGGCGCCGAAGCTGGAGCTGCCGCGGATCTACACCACGCTGTCGcgcaaggagaaggaggaggactTCATGGCCATGAAGGGCACCAAGCTGCCGCAGCGCCCCAAGAGGCGGCCCAAGAACGTCGAGAAGGCGGTCAAT TTCATCTGCCCGGGGGCGTGGCTGACGGACGTGACGAGGAGCAGGTACGAGGTGCGCGAGAAGAAGTGCCCCAAGAAG GGTGGGAGCCTGATCGGGAGTCCCTGA
- the LOC120697883 gene encoding cytochrome b561 and DOMON domain-containing protein At3g61750-like: MASVARVAAAALVVLGLASLAAAQMESCNGELPPVLAANYSGLACQPVWNNFVLRYHQDKNNVLRVVLSTMYSTGWVGMGFSRDGLMIGSSAMVGWIGKKGLPHIRQFALRGKSSSKVVVDRGFLVSNDNDHDHTVVVQQAKIYLAFQLKFSYRLTHQHIIMAFGNSIPVKNKLTMHQGKTSFTFDFTTGRASVDGSFPYGLRRAHGALNVFAWGVLMPVGAILARYFRRVDPLWFYLHVGIQFVGFIIGLAGVVAGVALYSKIQADIPAHRGLGIFVLFLGILQILAFFLRPNADSKYRKYWNWYHHWAGRLALFFASVNIVLGIHVGGADNSWKIGYGFNLAVILVAVVALEFMLWTRWSKNSTSTPTY, translated from the exons atggcgagCGTGGCGcgtgtggccgcggcggcgctggtcgtcTTGGGCCTGGcgtcgctggcggcggcgcagatggaGAGCTGCAACGGCGAGCTGCCGCCCGTGCTCGCCGCCAACTACTCGGGGCTGGCATGCCAGCCCGTCTGGAACAACTTCGTGCTCCGG TATCACCAGGACAAGAACAACGTCCTGCGGGTCGTCCTGTCCACCATGTACAGCACGGGGTGGGTGGGCATGGGGTTCTCGAGGGACGGCCTCATGATCGGCTCCAGCGCCATGGTCGGGTGGATCGGCAAGAAGGGGCTCCCCCACATCCGGCAGTTCGCGCTGCGCGGCAAGAGTAGCTCCAAGGTCGTCGTCGACCGGGGCTTCCTCGTCTCCAACGACAACGACCACGACCACACCGTCGTGGTGCAGCAGGCCAAGATCTACCTCGCCTTCCAGCTCAAGTTCTCCTACCGCCTCACCCACCAGCacatcatcatggccttcgggaACAGCATCCCCGTGAAGAACAAGCTCACCATGCATCAGGGCAAGACCTCCTTCACCTTCGATTTCACCACGG GCAGGGCTTCCGTCGACGGGTCCTTCCCCTACGGCCTGCGCCGCGCTCACGGCGCGCTCAATGTGTTCGCGTGGGGCGTCCTGATGCCCGTCGGCGCCATCCTCGCGCGCTACTTCCGCCGGGTGGACCCGCTCTGGTTCTACCTCCACGTCGGCATCCAGTTCGTCGGGTTCATCAtcggcctcgccggcgtcgtcgccggcgtggcGCTGTACAGCAAGATCCAGGCCGACATCCCCGCGCACAGGGGCCTCGGCATCTTCGTCCTCTTCCTCGGCATCCTGCAG ATCCTGGCCTTCTTCCTGCGGCCGAACGCGGACTCCAAGTACCGCAAGTACTGGAACTGGTACCACCACTGGGCGGGGCGGCTGGCGCTCTTCTTCGCGTCCGTCAACATCGTGCTGGGGATCCACGTCGGCGGCGCCGACAACTCGTGGAAGATCGGGTACGGCTTTAACCTCGCCGTCatcctcgtcgccgtcgtcgcgctGGAGTTCATGCTGTGGACGAGGTGGTCCAAGAACAGCACCTCCACGCCGACCTACTAA